A window from bacterium encodes these proteins:
- a CDS encoding ankyrin repeat domain-containing protein, which translates to MRLRSFPLPEYVKDRHVCFRDPCRDFLVIATPEERVRQNVLRTLMEGYGYPQEALRTELKMARGKADPRRSDVVAMVPGPDSELNVPFLVVECKRPGIMLGQEVIEQGNYYVGKLGASFLVLTNGQESTPYAVTREGLRKVADIPTFEQACSGTGWEARYMVEPSYVRPSMGQLRDDEWVGEVFADHIGADTPRELWASIANLTSLFYVDEPLFTSPIDAPAGYRLVEDWGARMHRFTNAGGGDWPGWYRSLLVRDREGGDHLVRLALMASAKTEHDLHWGNIAGRTYLLVAVSDFFATHNALQLNVNTHWELDSAQRVVRVSHSGAMSGRGSYKHERVVSWVAQHAPELVEQDLVMLGSFPVERLLEWQDIELLVANLCVYALLRDGLRSEEKPGAKRGTPSKPAIRESLAAAIADPTKRDLPNRSGHTPLMQAAFRGYDDLVACALDAGTCLDTQDLAGMSALMHAASKGRLAAVERLMAAGANPDLISRDSQSALHLAIEGGFGDVVKALVGAGASTTIRDGQGVDALLSAIYADLETIACWLISRSVCLQTRSEGGQNPLHAAAQQGHLEVARLLVAAGLEVDPRDREGWTPLMFAAQQGHFEVLRLLLDAGADPHATCSDTEDPVVNFAADGDSPAALDLLLARGADPFQPNKEGRAALAIAASAGQVPNLVRLLALSHDLEVRGDDGATPLMLATAGGHLGAVEVLIRAGADLEAHDNEGLTALHIAVACCQLDSFRCLLAHGANAHALTAEGKTPLDLARNAGWREFEQVLILEESRGVW; encoded by the coding sequence ATGCGGTTACGCTCGTTCCCTCTTCCCGAATACGTCAAGGACCGGCACGTCTGCTTCCGGGATCCTTGTCGTGATTTCCTGGTAATTGCCACTCCCGAGGAGCGCGTGAGGCAAAATGTACTCCGAACCTTGATGGAGGGCTACGGCTACCCACAGGAAGCACTTCGCACTGAACTGAAGATGGCTCGCGGCAAGGCCGACCCGCGTCGCTCGGATGTCGTCGCCATGGTCCCGGGGCCCGACTCCGAGCTTAATGTTCCCTTCCTCGTGGTTGAGTGCAAGCGTCCAGGAATCATGCTGGGCCAGGAGGTAATCGAACAGGGCAACTACTATGTGGGCAAGCTGGGAGCCTCTTTCCTGGTGCTTACAAATGGCCAGGAGTCCACGCCCTATGCAGTGACTCGCGAGGGGCTGCGAAAAGTTGCCGACATCCCCACCTTTGAACAGGCATGCAGCGGCACTGGCTGGGAGGCTCGCTACATGGTGGAGCCCAGCTATGTGCGGCCCAGCATGGGGCAATTACGGGACGACGAGTGGGTGGGCGAGGTCTTCGCGGACCACATCGGGGCCGATACCCCCCGCGAGCTTTGGGCGTCGATCGCCAACTTGACCTCCTTGTTCTACGTTGATGAGCCGCTCTTCACTTCACCCATCGACGCTCCGGCCGGCTATAGATTGGTCGAGGATTGGGGAGCCCGGATGCATCGCTTTACAAATGCCGGCGGCGGAGATTGGCCCGGTTGGTACCGTAGCCTGCTGGTGCGCGATCGCGAAGGTGGCGACCATCTTGTCAGGCTTGCCCTGATGGCCAGCGCAAAAACTGAACACGACCTTCACTGGGGGAACATCGCGGGCCGCACCTACCTGCTGGTAGCCGTCAGCGACTTCTTCGCCACCCACAACGCCCTGCAACTCAACGTCAACACCCACTGGGAGCTAGATTCCGCACAACGGGTGGTTCGGGTTTCGCACTCGGGGGCCATGAGTGGCCGCGGCTCCTACAAGCATGAGCGAGTCGTCTCATGGGTGGCACAACATGCCCCAGAACTGGTCGAGCAAGACCTTGTGATGCTGGGTAGCTTCCCGGTCGAGCGGCTGCTGGAATGGCAGGACATCGAGCTGTTGGTTGCCAATCTATGTGTCTACGCTCTGTTGCGTGACGGGTTGCGGAGCGAGGAGAAGCCCGGTGCAAAGCGAGGGACTCCTTCCAAACCTGCGATTCGGGAAAGTCTGGCCGCTGCGATCGCCGATCCTACAAAGCGTGATCTCCCAAACCGCAGCGGACACACGCCCCTGATGCAAGCCGCCTTCCGGGGCTACGATGACCTCGTGGCCTGCGCGCTGGACGCAGGGACGTGCCTCGATACGCAGGACCTCGCCGGAATGTCAGCCCTAATGCATGCCGCCAGCAAGGGACGGCTTGCGGCCGTCGAGCGACTGATGGCAGCCGGCGCTAACCCAGACCTGATCAGTAGGGATTCCCAGAGCGCCCTTCACCTGGCGATCGAGGGGGGATTCGGGGATGTCGTCAAGGCTCTGGTCGGCGCTGGTGCTTCCACGACGATCCGCGACGGCCAAGGAGTAGATGCCTTGCTGTCCGCCATCTACGCGGACCTCGAAACGATCGCATGCTGGCTTATCTCCCGGAGCGTGTGCCTGCAGACCCGCAGCGAGGGGGGGCAGAATCCGCTGCATGCCGCGGCCCAACAGGGCCACCTAGAGGTCGCCAGACTACTCGTGGCTGCTGGCCTGGAGGTCGATCCGCGCGATCGCGAGGGCTGGACACCGCTGATGTTCGCCGCACAGCAAGGACACTTCGAGGTGCTCCGTTTGCTTCTTGATGCCGGAGCCGACCCTCACGCCACCTGTTCGGACACCGAGGATCCGGTGGTGAATTTTGCCGCCGATGGCGACAGCCCCGCGGCGCTCGATCTGTTATTGGCCAGAGGTGCTGATCCCTTTCAACCGAACAAGGAGGGTCGAGCCGCCCTGGCAATCGCTGCCTCGGCTGGTCAGGTCCCGAATCTGGTGCGCCTCCTGGCTCTATCCCATGATCTGGAAGTAAGGGGCGACGATGGCGCCACTCCCCTAATGCTGGCTACTGCCGGTGGGCACCTGGGCGCCGTGGAAGTCTTGATTCGGGCAGGCGCAGATCTCGAAGCTCACGACAACGAGGGACTGACCGCCCTCCACATAGCGGTCGCCTGCTGTCAACTCGATTCGTTCCGGTGCCTTCTGGCTCACGGGGCCAATGCCCATGCCCTCACCGCGGAAGGAAAGACTCCACTTGATCTCGCGCGGAACGCCGGTTGGCGGGAGTTCGAGCAGGTTCTGATATTGGAGGAAAGTCGGGGAGTGTGGTGA